One window of Thermocoleostomius sinensis A174 genomic DNA carries:
- the cobJ gene encoding precorrin-3B C(17)-methyltransferase, producing MSELFSPFQPIAAIATTPTAVKTLYPIWETGAVTLWIPESLAEVLTLSSQHPTPKLYRHLSAHLTSLWQTHRSLVFCLATGAVVRLIAPYLQNKAIDPAVVVVDGTGRFVISLCSGHQGGADALTRTIAAHLGATPVLTGGSTSVGLPAIDQLGIPFGWTRGSGDWTGVSAAVARQAPIQVIQEAGNTLWQQHLPSNHPFLFEGDTVEGTASPPEPAQVPLANPSPQARIWISPIQRRFAPESTMPKVQWHPRVLWIGIGCERGTSRQLIETAIHEVCRAYHLAEGSIAGIATIDLKANEPGIIELCRDRRWPLRCFSAEQLRVVAVPTPSTIVAAEVGTPSVAEAAAMLASAAVRVENQEAGSWEPGSNLRVTKKIVRDPEQAGAVTVAIAEADQEYTGRSGQLWLVGTGPGQLSQMTQAAQAAITQADVVIGYKLYVELIESLLRPGQMIEALPITQERQRANRAIELAQWGLSVAVISSGDCGIYGMAGLVLEQLQAQGWDGKTPSVQVIPGISALQAAASKVGAPLMHDFCAISLSDLLTPWEVIEQRLVAAAQADFVTALYNPRSQTRTQQIGIAQQIFLQHRDPTTPVALVRSAYRSDEQITLTTLSLFLEEPIDMVTTVIIGNRSTRTHANWMITPRGYEGNASGKGNKG from the coding sequence GTGTCTGAACTTTTCTCTCCCTTTCAACCGATCGCCGCTATCGCCACAACCCCTACAGCCGTCAAAACCCTGTACCCCATCTGGGAAACCGGAGCCGTAACACTCTGGATTCCAGAATCGCTGGCTGAAGTTCTAACTCTATCGTCACAGCATCCAACTCCCAAACTTTATCGTCACCTATCTGCTCACCTTACCTCTCTGTGGCAAACCCACCGCAGTTTGGTTTTTTGCCTAGCCACGGGGGCAGTGGTGCGGCTAATTGCTCCTTATTTGCAGAACAAAGCGATCGATCCTGCGGTGGTGGTGGTCGATGGGACTGGTCGGTTTGTAATCAGCCTGTGCAGCGGTCATCAAGGCGGAGCCGATGCTTTGACTCGAACGATCGCCGCTCACCTAGGCGCAACCCCGGTACTAACTGGCGGCTCAACGAGTGTCGGACTACCTGCGATCGATCAGCTAGGGATTCCATTCGGTTGGACTCGTGGCAGCGGCGATTGGACAGGCGTGAGTGCAGCCGTGGCTCGGCAAGCCCCAATTCAAGTCATTCAAGAAGCTGGCAATACCCTCTGGCAACAGCATCTGCCGTCTAACCATCCCTTTTTATTCGAGGGAGATACCGTTGAGGGAACCGCCAGCCCCCCAGAACCAGCACAAGTCCCCTTAGCAAACCCATCGCCCCAAGCCCGTATCTGGATCAGCCCAATTCAGCGCCGATTTGCTCCAGAGTCAACCATGCCCAAAGTCCAGTGGCATCCGCGTGTTTTGTGGATCGGCATCGGTTGCGAACGCGGCACATCTCGCCAACTCATTGAAACAGCAATTCACGAAGTTTGCCGGGCTTATCATCTAGCAGAAGGATCGATCGCGGGCATCGCCACAATTGATTTGAAAGCTAATGAACCGGGTATTATCGAACTGTGTCGCGATCGGCGGTGGCCGTTGCGCTGTTTTTCGGCAGAGCAGTTGCGAGTGGTGGCTGTGCCTACCCCATCGACGATTGTGGCTGCCGAAGTAGGAACACCAAGTGTGGCAGAAGCCGCTGCAATGTTAGCTAGTGCGGCAGTGAGAGTTGAGAATCAGGAGGCAGGAAGTTGGGAACCAGGATCGAACCTGCGGGTGACAAAGAAGATTGTGCGTGATCCGGAGCAGGCGGGGGCGGTCACGGTAGCGATCGCCGAGGCAGATCAGGAATATACAGGCCGATCGGGGCAGTTGTGGCTTGTAGGGACAGGTCCAGGACAGCTTAGCCAAATGACGCAAGCGGCGCAAGCGGCTATTACCCAAGCAGATGTTGTCATTGGCTATAAGCTTTATGTTGAGTTAATTGAATCGCTGCTGCGGCCAGGGCAAATGATCGAAGCGTTGCCCATCACTCAAGAGCGACAACGAGCTAATCGGGCGATCGAACTGGCACAGTGGGGCTTGTCGGTGGCAGTGATCTCATCGGGCGATTGCGGTATTTACGGCATGGCTGGACTGGTGCTAGAGCAATTGCAAGCCCAAGGATGGGACGGCAAAACACCAAGTGTGCAGGTCATTCCAGGGATTTCTGCGCTACAAGCCGCGGCCTCTAAAGTAGGAGCGCCCCTGATGCATGACTTTTGCGCCATCAGCCTCAGCGATCTCCTGACCCCCTGGGAGGTGATTGAACAACGGCTAGTGGCGGCTGCCCAAGCGGATTTTGTCACGGCTCTCTATAACCCTCGATCGCAAACTCGCACCCAGCAAATTGGTATAGCCCAGCAGATTTTTTTACAACATCGTGATCCCACGACCCCAGTGGCGCTGGTGCGATCGGCCTATCGATCGGACGAGCAGATTACCTTAACAACCCTATCGCTGTTTTTAGAGGAACCTATCGATATGGTGACAACAGTAATCATCGGCAACCGCAGCACCCGTACCCACGCCAATTGGATGATTACGCCACGCGGATATGAAGGCAATGCATCAGGAAAAGGGAATAAAGGATGA
- a CDS encoding DUF2301 domain-containing membrane protein translates to MSTQRASQIAEPIAEPTVYKGQFGEFTITQADRRGVIIYRAGLMVAALCFAIGTGLVLWQPENSVVLRALTPLYTGFTAALAVSLLTIHIYMASLHRTLQAFWLIGVIASVVVAHSSPEPFAATVYQHPVTILGVGFVFAALTGIFFKEAFCFDRLETKFLTPLVPLLLLGHLFGLMPTAVEQVLLAGWAILFLVFAGRKVIQAIPPDIGDKSVFEYLHQQRSLKTAEN, encoded by the coding sequence ATGAGCACTCAACGCGCTTCTCAGATAGCTGAACCGATAGCTGAACCGACAGTTTACAAAGGACAATTTGGGGAATTTACGATTACTCAAGCCGATCGCCGAGGTGTCATCATTTACCGGGCTGGGTTAATGGTGGCGGCGCTTTGTTTTGCCATTGGCACAGGGTTGGTGCTGTGGCAACCTGAGAATTCAGTAGTGCTACGAGCATTAACCCCCCTCTATACTGGCTTTACGGCTGCCTTAGCGGTGAGTTTGCTAACAATCCACATCTACATGGCGTCACTGCATCGCACGCTTCAAGCCTTTTGGTTGATTGGAGTCATCGCCTCTGTTGTTGTAGCGCATAGTAGTCCAGAACCGTTTGCAGCAACCGTCTATCAACATCCAGTCACCATTTTGGGAGTTGGCTTTGTCTTTGCGGCATTAACGGGCATTTTCTTTAAAGAAGCGTTTTGTTTCGATCGCCTGGAAACTAAATTTTTGACACCCTTAGTTCCCTTGTTATTGCTCGGACATCTTTTTGGGCTGATGCCCACCGCAGTTGAGCAAGTTTTACTAGCAGGCTGGGCGATATTATTTTTAGTGTTTGCTGGGCGTAAGGTGATTCAAGCCATTCCACCAGACATTGGTGACAAAAGCGTGTTTGAATATTTACACCAACAGCGATCGTTGAAGACGGCAGAAAATTAG
- a CDS encoding YdcF family protein, with amino-acid sequence MVTALVWLGVLLGLFGLGRVWIVQAYEFLAVNAPIEADVLVVEGWLPDYALEEVAVEWRQGTYQKIITLGEPLRHGYFLSQYKSYATLAAATLSTLGVDSDRIVAIPFPLVERDRTKTSALYLQAWLQEHDPSICAINLYSLGPHARRSWFLFRQTLHPRVRVGILSGTPKEYQPQCWWNYSAGVRSMLSEMIGYIYAFIFSLLTRSKAVEGIAISL; translated from the coding sequence ATGGTCACTGCATTGGTATGGCTGGGAGTTCTTCTGGGTCTGTTTGGATTGGGAAGGGTATGGATTGTTCAGGCTTATGAGTTTCTAGCAGTCAATGCGCCGATCGAGGCTGATGTGCTGGTAGTCGAAGGTTGGTTGCCAGATTATGCCCTGGAAGAAGTTGCGGTTGAATGGCGTCAAGGGACGTACCAAAAAATCATCACCTTGGGCGAGCCGTTGCGACACGGTTATTTTCTGTCGCAGTACAAAAGCTATGCCACCTTGGCTGCTGCAACTCTAAGCACCCTAGGAGTAGATTCCGATCGAATTGTGGCGATTCCTTTTCCATTGGTAGAACGCGATCGAACCAAGACCTCTGCACTCTATCTGCAAGCGTGGCTTCAAGAACACGATCCATCGATTTGTGCCATTAACCTCTACAGTTTGGGGCCCCATGCCCGTCGCAGTTGGTTTCTGTTTCGACAAACCTTGCATCCTAGGGTGCGGGTCGGTATTTTGTCTGGAACGCCCAAAGAGTATCAGCCCCAATGTTGGTGGAACTATAGTGCAGGTGTGCGATCGATGCTCAGCGAAATGATTGGCTATATCTATGCGTTCATCTTTAGCCTGTTAACCCGATCGAAAGCGGTTGAAGGCATTGCTATCTCGCTCTAG
- a CDS encoding S9 family peptidase — MQTANATPAVAQLPPLIPREILFGNPERTQPRLSPDGQYLAYIAPDESNVLQVWLQTIGQADNCQLTADKKRGIRAYFWTYDGNHLIYMQDADGDENFHCYSVDIHSNIVRDLTPFQGVKAQPIDLDPEFPDQLLVGMNLKNPQRFDVYRIHLSSGAVEFDTENPGNIVSWTADPQFNIRVAIAATPDGGSDLLYRDTIDQPWELLRHWGPEDEGYAVGFSADGKTLYVVGSHDANAERLLALDLTTRQETVIAADDQYDVGGVVVHPTERTLQAVAFYKDKLEWQILDTSIAKDFETIAQVRSGEFGISSRTLDDQRWLVSYTTDDGPTYYYTYDRATQTSQLLFSTKPALEDLPLASMQPMSFVARDGLTIHGYLTTPVGIPAQNLPTVLLVHGGPWARDTWGYDPEAQWLANRGYAVLQVNFRGSTGYGKAFVNAGNREWAAKMHDDLLDAVQWLIDQGIADPAKIAIMGGSYGGYATLVGLTFTPDVFAAGVDIVGPSNLITLMQSIPPYWEPLKAQFYHRVGNLETEAEFLKSRSPLFFCNQIQKPLLIGQGANDPRVKQAESDQIAEAMRQAGKPVEYVLYTDEGHGFARPENRLHFYAVAEEFLAKYLGGRCEPIGDIQGHSAVMK; from the coding sequence ATGCAAACTGCTAACGCGACTCCAGCCGTGGCCCAACTGCCACCGCTGATTCCTCGGGAGATTCTCTTTGGGAATCCAGAGCGGACACAGCCGCGGCTGTCACCGGATGGTCAGTATTTGGCGTACATTGCACCCGATGAGTCGAATGTGTTGCAGGTCTGGTTACAGACGATCGGGCAAGCAGATAATTGCCAACTGACTGCTGATAAGAAGCGGGGAATTCGGGCTTATTTTTGGACCTATGATGGCAACCATTTAATTTATATGCAAGATGCGGATGGCGATGAAAACTTTCATTGCTATTCGGTCGATATTCACTCCAATATTGTTCGGGATCTCACCCCGTTTCAAGGTGTGAAAGCTCAGCCGATCGATCTTGATCCGGAGTTCCCCGACCAGTTGTTGGTGGGAATGAACCTGAAAAATCCCCAACGCTTTGACGTATACCGGATTCACCTCAGCAGCGGTGCCGTCGAGTTTGATACGGAGAATCCGGGAAATATTGTCAGTTGGACTGCCGATCCGCAGTTCAACATTCGCGTTGCGATTGCAGCCACGCCGGACGGTGGCTCGGATCTGCTCTATCGCGACACAATCGATCAACCGTGGGAACTGCTGCGCCACTGGGGCCCTGAGGATGAAGGCTATGCGGTTGGCTTTTCTGCCGATGGCAAAACGTTGTATGTGGTCGGTAGCCACGATGCCAATGCCGAGCGCTTGCTGGCATTAGACTTGACCACTCGCCAAGAAACCGTTATCGCCGCTGATGACCAGTACGACGTGGGCGGTGTGGTTGTGCATCCCACCGAACGGACGTTGCAAGCGGTCGCTTTCTACAAAGACAAGCTGGAATGGCAAATTCTCGATACCAGCATCGCCAAGGATTTTGAGACGATCGCCCAGGTACGATCGGGGGAGTTTGGCATCAGTAGCCGCACCCTAGATGATCAGCGCTGGCTGGTGTCCTATACCACGGATGATGGTCCTACGTATTACTACACCTACGATCGCGCCACTCAGACTAGCCAATTACTCTTCAGTACCAAACCAGCTTTAGAAGATTTACCTCTAGCGTCGATGCAGCCAATGTCCTTTGTGGCTCGCGATGGATTGACCATTCACGGCTATCTCACTACCCCAGTTGGAATTCCGGCTCAAAATCTGCCGACAGTGCTGTTGGTGCATGGTGGCCCATGGGCACGAGATACTTGGGGTTACGATCCAGAGGCACAATGGTTGGCTAATCGCGGCTATGCCGTGCTGCAAGTCAATTTCCGAGGTTCAACTGGCTACGGTAAGGCCTTTGTGAATGCAGGCAACCGGGAATGGGCAGCTAAGATGCACGATGACTTGTTGGATGCGGTGCAATGGTTGATAGATCAAGGCATTGCCGATCCTGCCAAGATTGCTATTATGGGTGGCTCCTACGGTGGCTATGCCACGTTGGTCGGCTTGACCTTTACTCCTGATGTGTTCGCAGCTGGGGTAGACATTGTTGGCCCTAGCAATTTAATTACGCTAATGCAGAGCATTCCGCCCTACTGGGAACCGCTGAAAGCTCAGTTTTATCATCGCGTTGGTAACCTGGAAACTGAAGCAGAATTCCTCAAATCGCGATCGCCGTTGTTCTTCTGCAATCAAATTCAAAAGCCACTGCTGATTGGGCAAGGAGCCAATGATCCACGGGTAAAACAAGCTGAAAGCGATCAGATTGCCGAAGCCATGCGTCAAGCCGGTAAACCCGTTGAGTATGTGCTGTACACCGACGAAGGACACGGCTTTGCCCGTCCTGAAAATCGGTTACATTTCTACGCGGTCGCTGAAGAATTTTTAGCGAAATATTTAGGCGGTCGCTGTGAACCGATCGGGGATATTCAAGGACATTCGGCGGTGATGAAATAG
- a CDS encoding BCD family MFS transporter gives MATEHLSTPRSDLGNADRRSKLGLLTMFRLGLFQMSLGIMSILMLGVLNRVLIDGLAVPAVIAAGAIAMHQFVAPARVWFGQMSDAKPLFGLHRSGYIWLGSIAFTLISYLAVQASWQLGAGIETAGGWAWTGQIAGWTGFLAILLILYGLALSASSTPFAALLVDVSDEEDRSRLVGVVWSMLMVGIVIGAILSGELLQQLEADAPIAALQTSIDRLFSVVPTIVVGLVLLATVGIEKRYSRFATRSTLVDREDKITLGRALRVLTASRQTGLFFTFLLIMTISLFMQEPILEPYGGQVFGMSYAETTRLNAFWGTGTLVGLSSTGFLIVPRLGKQRTAALGCWLVAGCFALIILSGFTENPVLLRGALVVFGVASGFTTTGAISMMLDLTAAETAGTFIGAWGLSQALARAIATVMGGTVLTLGKQLFNHLVLAYGLVFGLQAIGMILAVSFLRRVNVQEFQENSRQAIATVLESELD, from the coding sequence ATGGCAACTGAGCACCTCTCAACGCCTAGATCAGATCTAGGCAATGCCGATCGCCGCTCCAAACTCGGTCTTTTGACAATGTTCCGGTTGGGGCTATTTCAAATGAGCTTGGGAATTATGTCGATTCTCATGTTGGGTGTGTTGAATCGCGTTTTAATTGACGGGCTAGCTGTTCCAGCTGTGATTGCCGCCGGAGCGATCGCCATGCATCAGTTTGTTGCGCCAGCACGGGTGTGGTTTGGGCAAATGTCCGACGCAAAACCCCTGTTTGGACTGCATCGTAGTGGATACATTTGGCTAGGTTCGATTGCCTTTACTCTAATTTCCTATCTCGCAGTTCAAGCAAGCTGGCAATTGGGAGCAGGAATCGAAACAGCGGGGGGGTGGGCTTGGACAGGTCAAATTGCTGGCTGGACTGGTTTTCTGGCTATTTTATTGATTCTGTATGGGTTGGCGTTGAGTGCTAGTTCAACTCCGTTTGCAGCGCTGCTAGTGGATGTGTCCGACGAAGAGGATCGTTCCCGATTGGTTGGCGTGGTATGGTCAATGCTGATGGTAGGAATCGTGATTGGAGCCATCCTCAGCGGCGAGCTATTGCAGCAACTAGAAGCAGATGCTCCGATTGCTGCCTTGCAAACTTCGATCGATCGCTTGTTTAGCGTGGTGCCGACGATCGTCGTGGGGCTGGTGTTGCTGGCGACGGTTGGAATAGAAAAACGGTATTCCCGGTTTGCTACCCGATCAACGCTGGTCGATCGAGAGGATAAAATTACCCTAGGGCGAGCCTTGCGGGTTCTCACGGCGAGCCGTCAAACAGGTCTGTTTTTCACATTTTTGTTGATAATGACCATCAGCCTGTTTATGCAAGAACCAATCTTGGAACCCTACGGTGGACAAGTGTTTGGCATGAGTTATGCAGAAACTACCCGCCTGAATGCTTTTTGGGGAACGGGAACCCTGGTGGGGCTAAGCAGTACAGGCTTTTTGATTGTGCCCCGTTTGGGTAAACAGCGCACAGCCGCATTAGGCTGTTGGCTGGTAGCAGGCTGTTTTGCGCTGATCATTCTGTCTGGATTTACTGAAAACCCAGTGCTGTTGCGCGGCGCGTTAGTTGTATTCGGAGTGGCATCGGGTTTCACTACCACCGGCGCTATTAGCATGATGCTGGATTTGACAGCGGCTGAAACAGCGGGCACGTTTATTGGCGCTTGGGGTCTGTCACAGGCATTAGCTCGGGCCATTGCCACCGTTATGGGTGGAACTGTGCTAACCCTCGGCAAACAATTATTCAACCATCTGGTGCTTGCCTACGGATTGGTCTTCGGGCTTCAGGCGATCGGCATGATCCTTGCAGTTAGCTTTCTACGGCGGGTGAATGTGCAAGAGTTTCAGGAAAATTCGCGCCAAGCGATTGCCACGGTGTTAGAGAGTGAATTGGATTAG
- a CDS encoding glycogen debranching protein: MIIWVNEQIDPSGIIRACIACCDERQAQECHDSFESNLTPEQKQEGWVAQIRTVESWDEVPVNALKLD; encoded by the coding sequence GTGATCATTTGGGTGAATGAGCAAATCGATCCATCTGGCATTATTCGAGCCTGCATTGCCTGCTGCGATGAACGTCAAGCACAAGAATGTCACGATTCCTTTGAATCCAACTTGACACCAGAACAGAAGCAAGAAGGCTGGGTTGCGCAAATTCGTACAGTCGAGTCTTGGGATGAGGTTCCCGTCAATGCGCTCAAACTAGATTGA
- a CDS encoding GNAT family N-acetyltransferase — protein MPDTGMPWPNNLVIRFAQPDDVPTLFSLINALAEYEQLSHCVTGSADALAIHLFGDRPCIEAIVATCEDRAVGFALFFTNYSTFLTKPGLYLEDLFVLPDYRSQGIGKALLRYIAQLALQRDYGRIEWSVLDWNAPAIGFYQRMGATVLPDWRICRVTGKAIGQLAMRE, from the coding sequence ATGCCAGATACTGGAATGCCTTGGCCGAATAACCTCGTGATTCGCTTTGCCCAACCTGACGATGTTCCTACGCTCTTTAGTCTTATCAACGCCTTGGCCGAGTACGAACAACTGTCGCATTGCGTCACAGGCAGTGCAGACGCGCTAGCAATTCATTTATTCGGCGATCGCCCCTGCATTGAAGCAATTGTGGCAACGTGTGAGGATCGGGCAGTCGGGTTTGCGCTATTTTTTACAAATTACTCTACCTTTCTCACCAAGCCCGGACTATATCTAGAAGATTTATTTGTGCTGCCAGATTACCGCAGCCAAGGCATTGGCAAAGCACTATTAAGGTATATAGCCCAGTTGGCCCTCCAACGTGATTACGGGCGCATTGAGTGGAGCGTTTTAGATTGGAATGCACCCGCGATCGGCTTCTACCAACGCATGGGCGCAACCGTGTTACCCGATTGGCGCATTTGCCGCGTCACGGGGAAGGCGATCGGGCAACTGGCAATGAGAGAATGA
- a CDS encoding RNA polymerase sigma factor, RpoD/SigA family, which translates to MSSRASGYRKTVSDDAVGAFFKEMARYPLLKPDEEIELARRVKFLGEIEELRERLQKELDRPATKADIAKSLDLTERQLEHRLYLSRVAKRKMIRSNLRLVVSIAKRYLNRGVPFLDLIQEGALGLNRATEKFDPDKGYKFSTYAYWWIRQGITRTIANDARTIRLPIHIVEKLNKLKKAHRELRKELNRNPTEAELAAALDMAPDQLRNLQQVRRRSLSLNHRVGKGEDTELMELLEDHSTQSPEAQMSESMMRQEIYTVLGEVLTERERDIIALRYGLTTGETHTLEEVGVIFNLSRERVRQIQTKAMRKLRRPQVAARLKNWLR; encoded by the coding sequence ATGTCTAGCCGAGCATCGGGATATCGCAAAACGGTCTCAGACGATGCTGTGGGCGCTTTCTTCAAGGAAATGGCTCGCTATCCCCTGCTGAAACCCGATGAAGAAATTGAGTTGGCGCGTCGAGTCAAGTTTCTCGGTGAGATTGAAGAGCTACGCGAACGGCTTCAGAAAGAACTCGATCGTCCTGCGACGAAGGCCGACATTGCCAAATCTCTAGACTTAACAGAGCGCCAATTAGAACATCGGCTGTATCTCAGTCGGGTAGCGAAGCGCAAGATGATTCGATCGAATCTACGGCTGGTGGTGTCCATCGCCAAGCGCTATCTCAATCGTGGCGTACCATTCCTGGATTTGATTCAAGAAGGAGCTTTGGGCCTAAACCGCGCCACCGAGAAATTTGACCCAGACAAAGGCTACAAATTTTCCACCTATGCCTATTGGTGGATTCGCCAAGGTATTACTCGAACGATTGCCAATGATGCGCGGACGATTCGGCTGCCGATTCATATTGTTGAAAAACTTAATAAGCTGAAGAAGGCCCATCGCGAACTGCGCAAAGAGCTAAATCGCAACCCTACGGAAGCTGAACTAGCGGCGGCTTTGGATATGGCTCCCGATCAGCTTCGCAATTTGCAACAGGTGCGGCGGCGATCGTTATCGCTCAATCACCGGGTAGGTAAAGGGGAAGACACAGAACTGATGGAGCTTTTGGAAGACCACAGCACCCAGTCGCCCGAAGCGCAGATGAGCGAATCGATGATGCGCCAGGAAATCTACACGGTTTTAGGAGAAGTATTAACCGAACGAGAACGCGATATTATTGCTCTTCGTTATGGGTTAACAACTGGCGAAACCCACACCCTAGAAGAAGTCGGCGTGATTTTCAATCTCTCCCGCGAACGAGTACGGCAAATTCAAACGAAGGCTATGCGCAAGTTGCGTCGTCCTCAAGTAGCGGCTCGGCTCAAGAACTGGCTGCGGTGA